A region of Rhizorhabdus wittichii RW1 DNA encodes the following proteins:
- a CDS encoding GCN5-related N-acetyltransferase (PFAM: GCN5-related N-acetyltransferase), protein MVEIRTARLLLRAVRPSDLDDLHAVLSDRTAMRYWSSVPHASIDDTRAWLDDMIAIPPAEGEDFVIEHAGRVIGKAGFYRFSEIGFILRPDHWGLGLAAEALTPLIGRAFDVHGLERIVADVDPRNVGSLNLLRRLNFAENGFAERTWLIGEEWCDSIYLSLERPNPT, encoded by the coding sequence ATGGTCGAGATCCGCACCGCGCGCCTGCTGCTTCGAGCCGTTCGTCCGAGCGACCTGGACGATCTGCACGCGGTGCTGAGCGACCGGACGGCAATGCGTTATTGGTCGAGCGTGCCGCATGCATCGATCGACGACACCCGTGCCTGGCTGGATGACATGATCGCCATTCCGCCCGCGGAGGGCGAGGATTTCGTGATCGAACATGCGGGAAGGGTGATCGGCAAGGCCGGGTTCTACCGCTTTTCCGAGATCGGTTTCATCCTGCGGCCCGACCATTGGGGTTTGGGGCTCGCCGCCGAGGCGCTGACGCCGCTGATCGGGCGGGCGTTCGACGTCCATGGGTTGGAGCGGATCGTCGCCGACGTCGATCCGCGCAATGTCGGATCGCTGAACTTGCTCAGGCGACTGAATTTCGCGGAGAACGGCTTCGCCGAGCGAACCTGGCTGATCGGCGAGGAGTGGTGCGACAGCATCTACCTGTCGCTGGAGCGGCCAAACCCCACCTAG